One Leucobacter muris DNA segment encodes these proteins:
- a CDS encoding carbon-nitrogen family hydrolase has protein sequence MNATTAPTTAQTETPSAIRRIALVQVASPDAESPAERIERVEQLLRQHEGVDLFVLPELWSAGYFAFDRYDERAETLDGPTVEMGRRVARDLGAAVHLGSIVERGADGALHNTAVLIDARGRIAQTYRKIHVFGYQSLESQLLRPGGSLSVVPGPLGETASTTCYDLRFPGLWQELSARGAETVVVPAAWPAARREHWRLLTQARAVEHQVWVLACNACGTQGEGAGAVALGGFSRVVDPSGRVVAECGDGEEVLVVEVDASRVAEVRAEFPVIADRLSGEAYTTLSADPGAEARG, from the coding sequence ATGAACGCGACGACTGCGCCGACGACAGCTCAGACGGAGACGCCCTCTGCGATCCGCCGCATCGCCCTCGTGCAGGTGGCGAGCCCCGACGCCGAGAGCCCGGCCGAACGCATCGAGCGCGTCGAGCAGCTGCTGCGCCAGCACGAGGGAGTCGACCTGTTCGTGCTGCCCGAGCTGTGGAGCGCCGGCTACTTCGCCTTCGACCGCTACGACGAACGCGCCGAGACCCTCGACGGGCCGACCGTCGAGATGGGCCGGCGCGTCGCCCGCGACCTCGGTGCCGCCGTGCACCTGGGCAGCATCGTCGAGCGCGGCGCCGACGGCGCGCTGCACAACACGGCCGTGCTCATCGACGCCCGCGGCCGCATCGCCCAGACCTACCGCAAGATCCACGTGTTCGGCTACCAGTCGCTCGAGTCGCAGCTGCTGCGGCCCGGCGGCTCGCTGAGCGTGGTGCCCGGCCCGCTCGGCGAGACCGCGAGCACCACCTGCTACGACTTGCGCTTCCCGGGCCTCTGGCAGGAGCTCAGCGCTCGCGGCGCCGAGACCGTCGTGGTGCCCGCCGCGTGGCCCGCCGCCCGCCGCGAGCACTGGCGACTGCTGACGCAGGCGCGAGCGGTCGAGCATCAGGTGTGGGTGCTGGCCTGCAACGCCTGCGGCACTCAGGGCGAGGGCGCGGGCGCGGTGGCGCTCGGCGGCTTCAGCCGCGTCGTCGACCCCTCCGGTCGCGTCGTGGCCGAGTGCGGCGACGGCGAGGAGGTGCTCGTCGTCGAGGTCGACGCCTCACGGGTCGCCGAGGTGCGCGCCGAGTTCCCGGTCATCGCCGACCGGTTGAGCGGCGAGGCGTACACCACGCTCTCGGCCGATCCCGGAGCCGAGGCGCGGGGCTGA
- a CDS encoding CapA family protein, producing the protein MTQEKRARTGLSRRARLTITIVVAALVLLGGGTAAALWLGGGEDPEPTAETPAPEPAPAEEPPAEPEQPARPLHVIAMGDMLPHDSVNANAQLPDGGWDYGQFFAGIRPQLDAADATFCNQEVPSAGAEFGISGYPVFNAPTEFARDLHGAVGCDLVNLANNHAADKGAAGIAATRAAWDGLAPAALSGANRSPEEQRAVQVFEQDGVRIALVSFAEYSNAPIDGVSLNLMGDDALVADLMAQARDQADVVIVSAHWGTEDSHEVNGAQTAFAQRVADLGADVIVGTGPHVLQPVTWLPRADGGRTLVWYSIGNMLSTQLELAQRTGVIAGFDLVRDEAGAVRVENPTAILTYMHYEWTPEQEAAGDLMARHGLSITPLAASGELLQAARFGVTAEQQAADSAAILGAEVTILPE; encoded by the coding sequence ATGACGCAGGAGAAGCGGGCGCGGACCGGGCTGTCGCGCAGGGCCAGGCTCACCATCACGATCGTCGTCGCCGCGCTCGTGCTGCTCGGCGGCGGCACCGCTGCGGCGCTGTGGCTGGGCGGCGGGGAGGATCCCGAGCCCACCGCCGAGACCCCGGCCCCCGAGCCCGCCCCCGCCGAGGAGCCGCCCGCCGAACCCGAGCAGCCGGCCCGGCCCCTGCACGTCATCGCGATGGGCGACATGCTGCCGCACGACTCCGTCAACGCCAACGCCCAGCTGCCCGACGGGGGCTGGGACTACGGGCAGTTCTTCGCGGGCATCCGGCCGCAGCTCGACGCCGCCGACGCGACCTTCTGCAATCAGGAGGTGCCGAGTGCGGGGGCCGAGTTCGGCATCAGCGGCTATCCGGTCTTCAACGCGCCGACCGAGTTCGCCCGGGACCTGCACGGCGCGGTCGGCTGCGACCTCGTGAACCTCGCCAACAACCACGCCGCCGACAAGGGTGCGGCGGGCATCGCCGCCACCCGCGCGGCGTGGGACGGGCTCGCCCCCGCCGCACTTAGCGGCGCCAACCGCAGCCCCGAGGAGCAGCGAGCCGTGCAGGTCTTCGAGCAGGACGGGGTGCGGATCGCGCTCGTCTCGTTCGCCGAGTACTCCAACGCGCCGATCGACGGCGTCTCGCTCAACCTGATGGGCGACGACGCGCTCGTCGCCGACCTCATGGCGCAGGCTCGGGATCAGGCCGACGTGGTGATCGTGTCGGCGCACTGGGGCACCGAGGACTCCCACGAGGTGAACGGCGCCCAGACGGCGTTCGCGCAGCGGGTCGCAGACCTCGGGGCCGACGTGATCGTCGGCACCGGGCCGCACGTGCTGCAGCCGGTGACCTGGCTTCCGCGCGCCGACGGCGGGCGCACGCTCGTCTGGTACTCGATCGGCAACATGCTCAGCACGCAGCTCGAACTCGCGCAGCGCACGGGGGTGATCGCCGGCTTCGACCTCGTGCGCGACGAAGCGGGCGCGGTGCGGGTGGAGAACCCGACGGCGATCCTCACCTACATGCACTACGAGTGGACGCCCGAGCAGGAGGCGGCGGGCGACCTCATGGCGCGGCACGGGCTGTCGATCACGCCGCTCGCCGCGTCGGGCGAGCTGCTGCAGGCCGCGCGCTTCGGGGTGACCGCCGAGCAGCAGGCGGCCGACTCGGCCGCGATCCTCGGGGCTGAGGTGACGATCCTGCCCGAGTAG
- a CDS encoding DUF4916 domain-containing protein codes for MSIDTAELPEPEGPEDRPAPAGNPGWLSDDELRFVRGRLPVVYVEAVPVRLDGLGKIIEVGLLLRSTPEGGITRSLVSGRVRFGETLREALFRHLENDLGPMAFPQMPTALVPVQVAEYFPMPGISPYVDERQHAVSLVYVVPVTGTCNPRQDALEVSWMSPDEALSPDTLDELPDGRGRLLRDALAAAGC; via the coding sequence ATGAGCATCGACACGGCAGAGCTTCCCGAGCCCGAGGGCCCCGAGGATCGCCCCGCCCCGGCCGGCAACCCCGGCTGGCTGAGCGACGACGAGCTGCGCTTCGTGCGGGGTCGCCTGCCGGTGGTGTACGTCGAGGCGGTGCCGGTGCGGCTCGACGGGCTCGGCAAGATCATCGAGGTGGGGCTGCTGCTGCGCAGCACCCCCGAGGGGGGCATCACGCGATCGCTGGTGTCGGGCCGCGTGCGCTTCGGCGAGACGCTGCGCGAGGCCCTCTTCCGTCACCTCGAGAACGACCTCGGCCCGATGGCCTTCCCCCAGATGCCCACCGCCCTGGTGCCGGTGCAGGTCGCCGAGTACTTCCCGATGCCCGGCATCTCGCCCTACGTCGACGAGCGCCAGCACGCGGTCTCGCTGGTCTACGTGGTGCCGGTCACGGGCACCTGCAACCCCCGCCAGGACGCGCTCGAGGTGAGCTGGATGTCTCCCGACGAGGCCCTCTCGCCGGACACGCTCGACGAACTGCCGGACGGACGCGGGCGGCTGCTGCGCGACGCGCTCGCCGCCGCCGGCTGCTGA